A stretch of Henckelia pumila isolate YLH828 chromosome 4, ASM3356847v2, whole genome shotgun sequence DNA encodes these proteins:
- the LOC140860226 gene encoding uncharacterized protein yields MGVVMDADMPLDYIEFQISPSQNRYEACVRYVNKKEKKIASGLLEHLLLHSAEICALHSKGSDSKYKLKPPENPRDLKWFTKSTLERFLHITCSSYMLDITNAVRREMSQLEETRRFHLSLYAKGTESEVQSGETDSSSSHGSSTPKTEGSDASKNELLRAMDLRLTALRGELTAAFDRAVNSQYSVEELTDLEKFSNHFGSIYLRDSLSKCIKLVRDQLVTFSSSEQFLESDKICSTQGNNDCVGSLSSGSPVEYSASPAKVAQMERQSSSDHEESSFSSEEEQTSVERSRSLIRCASPRRSASPLRRIQIGRSGSRRSTAISIKNLNYIPARERLVLPNNLAGSDSDKEGHEQPLKKSDNSVRISVQDAISLFEQKQKDQVGDIQNARSSLNVSSGGNKSVLRRWSSGIGQESSRYHEKSVLDDVPQVQNNLNNMEIANSSPAAEAQSGISFEDIPVEHCDLDVKLNSPERTESGQAFAEEENLPIESTKFDPKKAALAEWNRKTEAELNDLMMKMVETKPTKFRTAVPNISKRRSLPDEQRGGFYDHHKEKRDDKLRGETARRKAEKDKQFTAMQQVLNSRKSELASTNTRDAGNKHIVKKPQKPQKNVSQPEVPRAESPKLGSIKKTSLKASSLPATRKSWPSVPSPRVSAVSPTKVSTGRTSVAATQTRKSHPVSSVSRSGKKVETPQTQPRSVKSNNNIKKSTTSTTDKKQHSVTTKGKVQTALGNPVSSAKPSLYNKVTKKGSVVPLESKPFLRKGSGTNSNANTVSKIKASSHSQEPLITDSDPILTEENKSVSNSSDPLVLHEDNEIGESEINTLTEPEVFATSSPKCEDKESLAQVYSNNDRIIDRVRDRELEADIEEGSTISPSAWVEIEENVDHPVTSNGHIYEMGSPAYVAPVNASNSRVRHSLSQMLLEENNEPDIIDWGNAENPPPMSFQKDVPKGFKRLLKFARKSKNDLNASGWSSPTVFSEGEEDTEDSKFVNKRSAENLVKKATLQSINNGLSKATHESYQNRPAEAIIGKSNSQSLSHQLHEGYASASVTTKATRSFFSLSAFKGGK; encoded by the exons ATGGGTGTGGTTATGGATGCTGACATGCCATTGGACTACATCGAGTTTCAGATTTCCCCAAGCCAAAATAG ATACGAGGCATGTGTGCGTTATGTGAACaagaaagagaagaaaataGCATCTGGTCTTTTGGAGCATCTGTTGCTGCATTCAGCTGAAATCTGTGCTTTGCATTCAAAAGGATCTGATTCTAAGTACAAACTTAAACCTCCGGAAAATCCACGTGACTTGAAATGGTTTACAAAGTCCACATTGGAAAG GTTTCTACATATAACCTGTTCTTCTTATATGCTGGACATCACCAATGCCGTTAGAAGAGAGATGTCTCAGCTGGAGGAAACccgaagatttcacctttcttTGTATGCAAAG GGTACGGAATCTGAGGTCCAAAGTGGCGAAACAG ATAGCAGCTCATCTCATGGCTcctcaactccaaag ACTGAAGGATCAGATGCTTCCAA AAATGAATTGCTGCGAGCCATGGACTTGAGGCTTACTGCATTAAGAGGAGAACTGACTGCTGCTTTTGATCGAGCTGTCAATTCTCAATATTCTGTTGAGGAATTGACTGATTTAGAGAAGTTCTCTAACCATTTTGGATCGATATACTTGAG GGATTCCTTGAGCAAGTGCATAAAACTTGTACGAGATCAGCTGGTTACTTTTTCAAGCAGCGAACAGTTTTTGGAGAGTGATAAAATCTGTTCAACCCAAGGGAATAATGATTGTGTTGGATCATTATCTTCAGGGTCACCAGTAGAATATAGTGCTTCTCCAGCAAAAGTTGCACAGATGGAGAGACAAAGCTCATCAGACCATGAGGAATCTTCTTTCTCGAGTGAGGAAGAGCAAACATCAGTGGAAAGAAGTCGCTCTCTCATAAGATGTGCTTCACCTAGGAGGTCAGCATCTCCATTGCGAAGGATACAAATTGGGCGGTCTGGATCTCGAAGATCTACCGCAATATCTATCAAGAATCTCAACTATATTCCTGCCAGAGAAAGGTTGGTGTTACCTAATAATCTAGCTGGAAGTGATAGTGATAAAGAAGGACATGAACAGCCATtaaaaaaatctgataataGTGTGAGAATAAGTGTGCAAGATGCTATAAGTCTTTTTGAACAGAAACAAAAGGATCAAGTTGGGGATATTCAGAATGCAAGGTCATCGTTGAATGTATCTAGTGGTGGAAATAAATCTGTACTGAGAAGATGGAGTAGTGGAATCGGTCAAGAATCTTCAAGGTATCATGAGAAATCTGTTTTAGATGATGTTCCTCAGGTCCAAAATAATCTAAACAATATGGAAATCGCCAATAGTTCACCAGCAGCTGAAGCTCAGTCTGGAATTTCTTTTGAAGATATTCCTGTTGAGCATTGTGACTTGGATGTGAAACTGAACTCACCTGAAAGGACAGAAAGTGGTCAAGCATTTGCGGAAGAGGAGAATCTTCCAATCGAATCGACTAAATTTGACCCGAAAAAAGCTGCCTTAGCTGAATGGAATCGTAAAACTGAAGCAGAATTAAATGATTTGATGATGAAGATGGTAGAGACCAAGCCTACGAAATTTAGGACTGCTGTGCCCAATATTAGCAAAAGACGAAGTCTACCGGATGAACAAAGAGGTGGTTTTTATGACCATCACAAGGAAAAGAGGGATGACAAACTTCGAGGAGAAACTGCTAGGAGGAAAGCAGAGAAAGACAAACAATTCACGGCAATGCAACAGGTTCTCAATTCAAGAAAATCAGAATTGGCATCCACAAACACGAGAGATGCTGGTAATAAACATATTGTGAAGAAACCCCAGAAGCCACAGAAAAATGTCTCTCAGCCCGAAGTACCAAGAGCAGAGTCTCCAAAACTTGGTAGTATCAAGAAAACTTCACTAAAAGCTTCTTCGCTGCCTGCCACCCGTAAATCATGGCCATCAGTGCCATCTCCAAGGGTTTCAGCTGTGTCACCCACCAAGGTCTCTACCGGCAGAACTTCTGTTGCTGCCACACAAACTCGTAAATCACATCCAGTGTCGTCAGTTTCTCGGTCGGGCAAAAAAGTAGAGACACCTCAAACACAGCCAAGGTCTGTAAAATCGAACAACAATATCAAGAAGAGCACAACAAGCACTACCGATAAGAAGCAGCACTCTGTAACCACTAAAGGCAAAGTTCAAACTGCCCTTGGAAATCCTGTTTCCTCAGCAAAACCTAGCTTATACAACAAAGTTACCAAGAAGGGTAGTGTTGTTCCGCTGGAATCGAAGCCTTTTCTTCGCAAAGGCTCTGGAACTAACTCCAATGCTAATACAGTCTCAAAGATTAAAGCATCCTCTCATTCTCAAGAACCACTGATTACCGATTCAGACCCAATACTAACTGAGGAAAATAAGTCAGTTTCCAATTCTTCTGATCCTTTGGTTCTGCATGAAGATAATGAAATTGGAGAATCGGAAATCAATACACTGACGGAACCTGAGGTCTTTGCTACAAGCTCCCCAAAATGTGAAGACAAGGAGAGCCTTGCCCAAGTGTACTCCAATAATGACCGTATCATTGACAGGGTCAGAGATCGAGAACTAGAAGCCGATATTGAAGAAGGTTCAACCATCTCGCCTTCAGCTTGGGTCGAAATAGAGGAAAATGTGGATCATCCCGTTACATCCAATGGCCACATTTATGAAATGGGATCTCCTGCTTATGTAGCCCCAGTTAACGCATCAAATTCACGGGTTCGTCATTCTCTGTCACAAATGCTTCTCGAGGAAAACAATGAACCTGATATCATTGACTGGGGAAATGCTGAAAATCCTCCACCAATGTCCTTCCAAAAAGATGTGCCTAAAGGATTTAAGAGGCTTCTAAAGTTTGCTCGCAAGAGTAAGAATGACTTGAATGCATCTGGTTGGTCGAGTCCGACTGTATTCTCCGAAGGAGAGGAAGACACCGAGGATTCAAAATTTGTAAATAAGAGAAGTGCTGAAAATCTGGTGAAGAAAGCAACCCTTCAATCAATTAACAACGGACTTTCGAAAGCTACTCATGAAAGCTACCAAAACCGTCCCG CTGAAGCAATTATTGGCAAATCCAACTCTCAGAGTTTATCCCATCAGTTGCACGAGGGTTACGCTTCAGCTTCTGTGACCACCAAAG CAACAAGGTCATTCTTCTCTCTTTCAGCATTTAAAGGCGGCAAATAG